The following proteins are co-located in the Cryptosporidium parvum Iowa II chromosome 6, whole genome shotgun sequence genome:
- a CDS encoding Ser/Thr protein kinase, translating to MICEIGETKEGNYVIKGVEYYKKQSNINNNNQKVAKISSMSKNKISNVKPIVDKTSIHSKNIDQHNIIHNQFYDYDYDHGHNHKQYDETGYMNDPILCKKYNNNNNNNKQKHNVHVFSSSSSINTNYNHNHNNPNIGINEYSKIINGIETINIGTKISKNNNNQLHSGNSEIKSKKYNSTNINTNTINATNNYSHQISSSSPSNHHPSSSSSSSSSSSSSCNNINNSNIKKIEIRRKYYVKVTPINTKYIAIVKTITNNTPLLLCFEHGKDRHPKEIINLKNSNIYKGVTEKGPCICIRPKNESKYKTIEIVGDNIKDDKKKNNNNNNNNNNNIQQEYPPKISSNSVTMYEVECHVDFDLWCNFFTSIGISLCNFRSLFHTTKLIGEGSFAKVYKGKNMITGEDVVLKAVDKKKVKESNVYTEIEVLRKVHHPHIVHFIASFEEEDHVCLVLEFLGGGELFEWIAQKGAYSEDQAKIAMKRVLLALQWLHANNVVHRDLKTENLILENRNCPESLKIIDFGLAASLGSPAMKMRCGSPGYVAPEILEDKIYSTKVDVFSIGVVLYTLLGGSPPFPGSNMKEILKKNIQGNVQFTSSRWKNISSSVKDLIKWMMTKDPESRCTAAQAIYHPWFEKIQLSPGIMISYNNNNNNNIIIINKNNNLVTNQLMDQSSSSSSSSSDNNNDNNSPSISDNNSSLSSNNNYSSPNNLQSKLSNSPQINNDQIILPNRNINITLNSASVLPQNQHLHHQQNDHKLIPQDEYTTCVTNIPKNSLNKKCINNYINSKFYSSHSTNNKSSISISSLEYTDSQFSSSINSMKISPRSAIIPSSNQSNKKNYSINPNSNGNNNKLGNNISKNSSQIPSYCNSSNNNSISEKLTEVDDEEEHKIIQKNNIKNNNKVSNHFELEESISKLEEKETNCYDSSNIHNNSEFEDNDDLFKLVKERNNCHNSSKLNKDVSNYYSGKLNHTKLNSHDPIKQSVSLLERIGNKDHHHNFNSIYYATTVNEDNFSSLEGQIPVIGNMITSSSCLNHSNNNSSSINNNQSKSSNNNKSSHKTNRSSSIKAVLQNVFSRFSSNSNNNNNNNNINQSTPLNIAKKYEIN from the coding sequence ATGATATGCGAAATTGGAGAAACCAAAGAAGGGAATTATGTAATTAAAGGAGtagaatattataaaaaacaatccaatattaataataataaccaAAAAGTCGCAAAAATATCATCCATGtcaaagaataaaatttcaaatgtAAAGCCAATTGTGGATAAAACATCCattcattcaaaaaatattgaccaacataatattattcataatCAATTTTATGATTATGATTATGATCATGGTCATAATCATAAACAATATGATGAAACTGGATATATGAATGATCCAATACTTtgtaaaaaatataataataataataataataataaacaaaaacaTAATGTTCATGTTTTCTCATCATCTTCCAGTATTAATACCAATTATAATCATAATCATaataatccaaatattggtattaatgaatattcaaaaattattaatggtATTGAAACAATAAATATAGGTACCaaaatatctaaaaataataataatcaactTCATTCTGGTAATTCTGAAATAAAAtccaaaaaatataatagtACCAATATCAATACAAATACAATTAATGCCACAAACAATTATTCTCATCaaatttcatcatcttctcCTTCTAATCATCATCcttcctcctcttcttcctcttcttcctcttcttcttcatcatgtaataatattaataattcaaatattaaaaaaattgaaattagaagaaaatattatgtAAAAGTTACTCCAATTAATACCAAATATATTGCCATTGTAAAAactattacaaataatacaccattattattatgttTTGAACATGGAAAAGATCGTCAtccaaaagaaattattaatcttaaaaatagtaatatatataaaggAGTAACTGAAAAAGGACCATGTATTTGTATTAGGccaaaaaatgaatcaaaatataaaacCATTGAAATTGTTGgagataatattaaagatgataaaaaaaagaataacaataataataataataataataataatattcaacaAGAATATCCACCAAAAATATCGTCAAATTCTGTAACCATGTATGAAGTTGAATGTCATgttgattttgatttatgGTGTAACTTTTTTACAAGTATTGGAATTTCTTTATGTAATTTTAGAAGCCTTTTCCATACAACGAAATTAATTGGTGAAGGAAGTTTTGCCAAAGTATATAAAGGTAAAAATATGATAACTGGTGAAGATGTTGTTCTTAAAGCTgttgataaaaaaaaagttaaagaATCCAATGTATATACTGAAATTGAAGTATTAAGAAAAGTACATCATCCACATATTGTACATTTTATTGCTTcttttgaagaagaagatcATGTTTGTCTTGTATTAGAATTCCTTGGTGGTGGTGAACTTTTTGAATGGATTGCACAAAAAGGTGCATATTCTGAAGATCAAGCTAAAATTGCAATGAAAAGAGTACTTTTAGCTCTTCAATGGCTTCATGCTAATAATGTTGTACATAGAGATTTAAAAACAGAAAATCttattttagaaaatagaaattgtccagaatctttaaaaattattgattttggTTTAGCTGCTTCACTTGGATCTCCAGCAATGAAAATGAGATGTGGTTCACCAGGATATGTTGCACCAGAAATATTGGAAGATAAGATTTATAGTACAAAAGTGGATGTATTTTCAATTGGTGTAGTATTATATACTCTTTTAGGTGGATCACCTCCTTTTCCTGGTAGTAATATGAAAGAAatacttaaaaaaaatattcaaggTAATGTTCAATTTACCAGTTCAAGAtggaaaaatatttcatcttCTGTTAAAGATCTTATAAAATGGATGATGACAAAAGATCCAGAATCTAGATGTACAGCAGCTCAAGCAATATATCATCCTTGGtttgaaaaaatacaaCTTTCACCTGGAATAATGATCtcatataataataataataataataatattattattattaataagaataataatctcGTAACAAATCAATTAATGGATcaatcttcatcatcatcttcctcttcctctgataataataatgataataattctccatcaatttctgataataattcttcattatcttctaataataattattcttcCCCAAATAATCTTcaatcaaaattatcaaattcaccacaaataaataatgatcaaataattctaccaaatagaaatattaatattacattAAATTCTGCGTCAGTTTTACCCCAAAATCAACATTTACATCATCAACAGAATGATCATAAATTAATCCCACAAGATGAATATACAACATGTGTAACAAATATACctaaaaattcattaaataagaaatgtattaataattatattaatagtaaatttTATTCATCCCattcaacaaataataaatcatccatttcaatttcttcactTGAATATACAGATTCacaattttcttcttccaTTAATTCTATGAAAATTTCTCCAAGATCTGCAATTATACCATCTTCTaatcaatcaaataaaaagaattattcaataaatccaaatagtaatggaaataataataagcttggaaataatattagtaagAATTCAAGCCAAATTCCAAGTTATTGTAACagtagtaataataatagtattagTGAAAAATTGACTGAagttgatgatgaagaagaacataaaataatccaaaagaataatattaagaataataataaagtaagTAACCATTttgaattagaagaaaGTATTAGTAAacttgaagaaaaagaaaccAATTGTTATGATTCTTCCAATATTCATAATAATagtgaatttgaagataatgatgatttatttaaattagtaaaagaaagaaataattgtcataattcttcaaaattaaataaagatgttagtaattattattctggtaaattaaatcatacaaaattaaatagtCATGATCCCATTAAACAATCAGTATCTTTATTAGAAAGAATTGGAAACAAAGATCATCAtcataattttaattccatTTATTATGCTACTACTGTGaatgaagataatttttcttcacTTGAAGGACAAATACCTGTTATTGGAAATATGATTACAAGTAGTAGCTGTTTGAATcatagtaataataattccagtagtattaataataatcaaagcaaatcttccaataataataaaagttcTCATAAGACCAATAGAAGTAGCTCTATCAAGGCTGTATTACAGAATGTATTCAGTAGATTCTCAAGTAATagtaacaataataataataataataatattaaccAATCAACACCATTGAATATTGCAAAAAAGtatgaaattaattaa
- a CDS encoding Low complexity protein having signal peptide and glycine-rich repeat at C-terminal region — protein sequence MENIILEVEGLLLSLKLILPWLDYLDDVPIVRMTIPIMSKIVYLELLEKMFSNKLKEEVIIKRRRLDLFTQKSIFKKIYDNDSNNDVKLKKEEKEKEHKQDNQKEQEDIDEEFLREEDKFIRDLFLKMHAFEWKYESNSGNYRLKSIYENNFIMKSYEYIRDNQIIKLYVQVLNEILNLLSESTELLIYKEKKVKFYLDPIMDFDINLYNQTNLVYSITSEKQGINIIYGMGGSYSDIINSITRCYCLNSGNNNNNNNNNNMNVNNNNNNISNNMGGLGIGRFQNFLYCIMGEISIELIINQVCEQAKKYRSEFVNTGGYINGISVNDISMMNNGVFNLGISSSEKNFGMTRRSSWGGFNTNINNNNSNSNNNNNNKKEKNVSITNFSNNYQNDPGNLGVNTFSLGSLKASEYEEMTDLTKELILKPISLLKSCYPKVIVMTQTARLQPKVLSLTRRLWQKGIRSEYRLTPVRSLAIFLEKLKKDTLVELLIVVMFQNSNINSASGITGATGTGAMAAGTTGTTGTTGTGTGIETGVTVGGAVISNNSLQMDENPNLIYNSANIGNQEMYTNGSGHHGGGISTVSSSLEGLNSTGTVIGTGTSIARSGTISGSVAGTGNVSALVSGSASVPSSVSLSGPISGSASVIGAVIGSGTLIGSTTGSGSVSSSISGPGLGQVLGPGSGTSNFSDGIKNKNVIFRIEPISGFYYETSGLHSVKVILDNEENVVNYVLTKRKRQMIN from the coding sequence atggaaaatattattttagaaGTTGAaggattattattatcactAAAGCTTATTTTACCTTGGTTGGATTATTTAGATGATGTTCCAATTGTAAGAATGACAATTCCTATAATGTCAAAAATTGTTTACTTGGAATTACTTGAGAAAATGTttagtaataaattaaaagaggaagttattattaagagGAGAAGATTGGATTTGTTTACTCAAAAATCTATCTTTAAGAAAATTTATGATAATGATAGTAATAATGatgtaaaattaaaaaaagaagaaaaggaaaaggAACATAAACAGGATAATCAAAAAGAACAAGAGGATATAGATGAAGAGTTTCTAAGAGAGGAGGATAAATTTATAAgagatttatttttgaaaatgcaTGCTTTTGAGTGGAAATATGAAAGTAATAGTGGGAATTATAGATTAAAAAGTATATAtgaaaataactttatAATGAAAAGTTACGAATATATTCGTGATAACCAGATAATAAAGCTATATGTTCAAGTATTGAATGAGATACTGAATTTACTGTCAGAATCAacagaattattaatatataaagaaaaaaaagtcaaattttatttggatCCTATTATGgattttgatattaatttatataatcaAACAAATTTAGTATATTCAATAACATCCGAAAAACAAGggattaatataatttatgGAATGGGAGGTTCTTATTCagatataattaatagtatTACAAGATGTTATTGTTTAAATAgtggtaataataataataataataataataataatatgaatgtgaataataacaataataatatcagCAATAATATGGGAGGATTGGGTATAGGTAGATTTCagaattttttatattgtATTATGGGAGAAATTTCtatagaattaattattaatcaagTTTGTGAGCAAGCAAAAAAGTATAGATCAGAGTTTGTGAATACTGGAGGATATATTAATGGTATTTCAGTAAATGATATTTCAATGATGAATAATGGTGTATTTAATTTGGGTATTTCATCAagtgaaaaaaattttggTATGACAAGAAGAAGTTCATGGGGAGgatttaatacaaatattaacaataataatagtaatagtaataataataataataacaaaaaggaaaaaaatgtgagtattacaaattttagtaataattatcaaaatgACCCAGGAAATTTAGGAGTTAATACATTTTCATTGGGAAGTCTTAAAGCAAGTGAATATGAAGAAATGACAGATTTGacaaaagaattaattttaaaaccaatttctttattaaagtCATGCTATCCAAAGGTGATAGTAATGACGCAAACAGCAAGATTACAGCCAAAAGTTTTAAGTTTAACAAGAAGATTATGGCAGAAAGGTATAAGAAGTGAATATAGATTAACTCCTGTGCGTTCTTTAGCCatttttttggaaaagtTAAAGAAAGATACTTTGGTTGAATTACTGATAGTTGTTATGTTTcaaaatagtaatattaattcagcATCAGGAATAACTGGAGCAACAGGAACCGGAGCAATGGCAGCAGGAACAACAGGAACAACAGGAACAACAGGAACAGGAACAGGAATAGAAACAGGAGTTACAGTAGGAGGAGCAGtgatttctaataattctCTTCAAATGGATGAGAATCCAAACTTGATTTATAATAGTGCAAATATCGGAAATCAAGAGATGTATACCAATGGTAGTGGCCATCATGGAGGAGGGATTTCCACTGTTTCATCTTCTTTGGAAGGATTAAATAGTACAGGAACTGTAATAGGAACTGGAACATCCATAGCAAGGTCAGGAACTATTTCTGGATCAGTAGCAGGTACAGGAAATGTATCAGCTTTAGTATCAGGATCAGCATCGGTACCGAGTTCAGTATCATTATCAGGACCAATATCAGGATCAGCTTCAGTAATAGGAGCCGTAATTGGATCAGGAACTTTAATAGGATCAACAACGGGTTCAGGTTCAGTTTCAAGTTCAATTTCAGGTCCAGGTTTAGGGCAAGTACTTGGGCCAGGATCAGGAACTTCGAATTTTTCTGATGGCATCAAGAATAAGAATGTGATATTTAGAATAGAGCCAATAAGCGGATTTTATTATGAAACTAGTGGATTACATAGTGTTAAAGTAATTTTggataatgaagaaaatgtgGTAAATTACGTATTAACAAAGAGAAAGAGGCaaatgattaattaa
- a CDS encoding Ser/Thr protein kinase encodes MDKEDENEEIIEEYIKTNVIWIPKSPSRPEVFEVEDFSSIHSNEIIAINAIYGSLTIHSDGNGTIKGLIEDQGETINFSKEIECEFDNKDGVEIRVLFMPGKDEDINEESEKSKYLDNLSYEKNNFTVYSLVLSRSLSETMPFKNRRYWRRTHIYSRLTVYYNEKYPIINPGLLFEFSLELPESINIKLIEEIQEILSNRSRDQECIFQVINSLEIILDNLCDYLQISEDLWEQMRRQNNQKEFERHLGNSIINEDNRNNFMDNEEFGKLNHQGNEIYNNFEKFNNKTVSEMVSGFLDDTILDYPLNTNDIIEENEISNMTINLDLSYIQKEILEHNINYSLLSSKRFTQDFRVLEILYSGKNVIITKSIHLIDQNNYQVSIYRIPSNKFNKIQTKVSSLVMLQHRYMVRYYQCWVEKCDNTKDERNDQEDFILLYIQSEFMEENTTLFDLFEKGKITQRDNHLIWSLFRQILEILSYCHKNEVFHLNLSSNCIYIEEDIYGYSVKLSNFIFGSYLNSNFDNNKDEFSLPNILFEDINQLNNELLIIDTSYTCQIFLEMWLRIKYKAFEYDKFCEIFNDWLSQLIIDHQNILSIDNTKNIQDLVVFNIEIPIEFKYIPKTAIIIIRKLKNIEDSINIDDLLKSDLLPSSIDKNEFQYYLSRICNSKTYESHLTLNTLFGRSIDRINSTAFLMDIQSDEKVNMIDLTFSDIVKTNITKIFDDHNFVLWKLPILYPTEFLLDKKINTVNDNKEFEKILYECGYRTRNPYLLLDISNNLLCLPKSAPFSMISSLVSLLLGDYYNEVFGHISYFPDSENKNKKSSGIGGIDGIHNINNAGNKTSRITIDDFHNNRLLSGNSGISSGLCNRDFNMDILEDSPIQRYFLFPIYEQPNINTNDNNNNNKFGPPRAKLSLAXDMIYQLNEPDLSISNSLSHNNNNNNNNDSSXK; translated from the coding sequence ATGGATAAAGAAGAcgaaaatgaagaaattattgagGAATATATAAAAACGAATGTTATATGGATTCCTAAATCTCCATCAAGACCAGAAGTATTTGAAGTGGAAGATTTTTCAAGCATACAttcaaatgaaataatagcAATAAATGCAATTTATGGCTCATTAACAATTCATAGCGATGGAAATGGAACAATTAAAGGCTTAATTGAAGATCAAGGGGAGAcaataaatttttcaaaggAAATCGAATgtgaatttgataataaagatgGGGTGGAAATAAGGGTTTTATTTATGCCTGgaaaagatgaagatattaatgaagaatcagaaaaatcaaaatatttagatAACTTAAgttatgaaaaaaataattttacaGTTTATAGCTTAGTTTTATCAAGAAGTCTAAGTGAAACAATGCCTTTTAAAAATAGACGTTATTGGAGAAGAACGCATATATATTCTCGTTTAACAGTATATTATAACGAAAAGTATCCAATAATCAACCCAGGATTactatttgaattttctttgGAATTACCagaaagtattaatataaaattaatagaagaaatacAAGAAATTCTAAGTAATAGAAGTAGAGATCAAGAATGTATTTTTCAAGTAATTAACAGTttggaaattattttagatAATTTGTGTGATTATCTACAGATTTCTGAAGATCTATGGGAACAAATGAGACGacaaaataatcaaaaagaatttgagaGACATTTGGGTAATAGTATTataaatgaagataatagaaataattttatggataatgaagaatttggaaaattaaatcatcagggtaatgaaatttataataattttgaaaaatttaataataaaacagTATCAGAAATGGTATCTGGATTTTTGGATGATACAATTCTTGATTATCCTTTAAACAcaaatgatattattgaagaaaatgaaatttctaatatgacaataaatttggatctatcatatattcaaaaagagATTTTGGAgcataatattaattattcattattatcatcaaaaaGATTTACTCAAGATTTTAGAGTATTAGAAATACTTTATTCTGGTAAAAATGtaataattacaaaatCAATACATTTAATTGACCAAAATAACTATCAAGTTTCTATATATAGGATACCAtccaataaatttaataagatTCAAACAAAAGTATCTTCACTGGTAATGCTTCAACATAGATATATGGTAAGATATTATCAATGTTGGGTTGAAAAATGTGATAATACAAAAGATGAAAGAAATGATCAAGAagattttatattattatatattcaatCAGAATTTATGGAAGAAAATACGacattatttgatttatttgaaaaaggTAAAATAACACAAAGGGATAATCATTTAATATGGTCTTTATTTAGACAAATACTTGAAATTTTATCATATTGTCATAAAAATGAAgtatttcatttaaatttatcatcTAATTGTATTTATATAGAGGAGGATATTTATGGATATTCAGTAAAATTAtccaattttatttttggctcatatttaaattcaaattttgataacaataaagatgaattcTCATTaccaaatatattatttgaagatattaatcaacttaataatgaattattaattatagaTACTAGCTATACTTGTCAGATTTTCTTGGAAATGTGGttaagaataaaatataaagcaTTTGAATATGATAAATTTTGTGAGATTTTTAATGATTGGTTAAgccaattaataattgatcatcaaaatatattatcaatagataatacaaaaaatattcaagatttagtcgtatttaatattgaaataccaattgaatttaaatatataccAAAAActgcaataataattataagaaaattaaagaatattgaagatagtataaatattgatgatttattaaaaagtgATTTATTGCCAAGTTcaattgataaaaatgaatttcaatattatttatcaagaatatgtaattcaaaaacttATGAAAGTcatttaactttaaataCATTGTTTGGAAGAAGTATTGATAGAATAAATTCTACAGCATTTTTAATGGATATACAAAGTGATGAAAAAGTTAATATGATTGATTTAACTTTTAGTGATATAgtaaaaacaaatattacaaaaatatttgatgatcataattttgtattatGGAAGCTTCCAATATTATATCCAACAGAATTTTTATTggataaaaaaattaatacagttaatgataataaagaatttgaaaagattTTATACGAATGTGGATATAGAACAAGAAATCCTTATCTTTTATTggatatttcaaataatttattatgtTTACCAAAATCAGCTCCATTTTCCATGATATCTTCATTAGTTTCTTTATTGTTAGGTGATTATTATAATGAAGTATTTGGTCATATTAGTTATTTTCCAGattctgaaaataaaaataaaaagagtTCAGGTATTGGTGGTATTGATGGAattcataatattaataatgctGGAAATAAAACTTCAAGAATAACAATTGATGATTTTCATAATAATAGATTATTATCAGGGAATTCTGGAATATCATCGGGATTATGTAATAGAGATTTTAATATGGATATACTTGAAGATTCTCCTATTCaaagatattttttatttcctaTATATGAGCaaccaaatattaatactaatgataataacaataataataaatttggtCCTCCAAGAGcaaaattatcattagCTNTTGATATGATATATCAATTAAATGAACCAGATTTGAGTATTAGTAATAGTTTATctcataataataataataataataataatgattcaaGTTNtaaataa
- a CDS encoding Pch2p like AAA ATpase, translating into MKQDINYGRLNNIPESISKKNTKVTTPVYDYNSNKYRRTENIIEESNREINYYPIGSQLRAKELGNINKIENKYKEKRQKSIYKVPISVEVCIRSDINLIQNESDSNESQLSRKYLIQRIKKYFSLQANVELGKVDIDQIGDSLLRKVCTDINLSLNYPIQSFEEKYNNNSQSNPHSQREDNENIPIYQAEFNIYTYQLNEKSEEEYYMESNTSDEKNTDPPIWKYWSLPNIEFHGLWDVLHYENNLKQQLIDYTSTSLILSDCQIDFNVINWNHLILLYGSPGTGKTSISRAISQKIGMRYCHRYKNIYLLEISAHSLFSKWFSESGKTVVKLFSKIKSLLEEPDSFVNIVIDEIESISTARKQSLGRNEPSDSIRVVNALLTQIDALKKYSNTLIMTTTNIPDSIDEAFLDRADLKLHIPLPSIYTRYTILLECIEELIFKQVVYSKNSDFIKILSFKEIMKYSNHTGNNQIENPNNYDQPQINISKSLLYISKVSEGFSGRNLRKLPFVSLLSSYHHGIPLDIQVFLEKMKYIVDEKPEMVKS; encoded by the coding sequence atgaAACAAGATATCAATTATGGAAggttaaataatattcctgaaagtatttcaaagaaaaatacAAAAGTAACAACTCCAGTATATgattataattcaaataaatatagaaGAACAGAGAATATTATAGAAGAAAGTAATAGAGAAATAAACTATTATCCTATTGGATCACAATTAAGAGCAAAAGAATTaggaaatattaataagatagaaaataaatacaagGAAAAAAGACAAAAAAGTATATATAAAGTCCCAATTTCTGTTGAAGTGTGTATTAGATCAGATATTAActtaattcaaaatgagAGTGATTCAAATGAATCACAGTTAAgcagaaaatatttaatacaaagaattaaaaaatatttttcattacaAGCAAATGTTGAATTAGGAAAAGTCGATATTGATCAAATTGGTGATTCATTATTGAGAAAAGTATGTACTGATATAAATCTATCTTTAAACTACCCAATCCAGtcatttgaagaaaaatataataataatagccAATCAAATCCTCATAGTCAAAGAGAggataatgaaaatatccCAATTTACCAAGCCgaattcaatatatatacTTATCAACTTAATGAAAAGTCTGAAGAAGAATATTATATGGAAAGTAATACATCAGATGAAAAGAATACAGATCCTCCAATTTGGAAGTATTGGTCACTTCCAAATATAGAATTTCATGGATTATGGGATGTACTTCActatgaaaataatttaaagcAACAACTTATAGATTACACATCTACAAGCTTAATTTTAAGTGATTGTCAAATAGATTTTAATGTAATTAATTGgaatcatttaattttattgtaTGGCTCTCCAGGAACAGGAAAAACTTCCATTTCTAGAGCAATTTCACAAAAAATTGGAATGAGATATTGCCATAGGtacaaaaatatatatttattggaaattAGTGCACATTCACTATTTTCAAAATGGTTTTCAGAAAGTGGAAAAACTGTTGTAAAACTATTCTCTAAAATTAAAAGCTTATTGGAAGAACCTGATTCTTTCGTAAATATTgtaattgatgaaattgaaagtATTTCAACTGCAAGAAAACAAAGTTTAGGAAGAAATGAACCATCTGATAGTATTCGTGTTGTAAATGCATTGCTCACTCAAATTGAtgctttaaaaaaatactcAAATACACTAATTATGACAACCACTAATATTCCAGATTCAATTGATGAAGCATTTTTAGACAGAGCTGATTTAAAGCTTCATATACCTCTTCCTTCAATCTATACCAGATATACCATTTTACTTGAATGCATTGAAGAACTCATATTCAAACAAGTCgtttattcaaaaaatagtgattttattaaaattttaagctttaaagaaataatgaaatattcaaatcaTACAggaaataatcaaattgaAAATCCAAATAACTATGATCAACcccaaattaatatttctaaaagTCTACTATATATATCAAAAGTTTCCGAGGGTTTTTCTGGAAGAAATTTAAGAAAGCTTCCATTTGTTTCCTTACTTTCTTCATATCATCATGGTATTCCTCTAGATATTCAAGTTTTTCTCGAAAAAATGAAGTATATTGTTGATGAAAAACCCGAAATGGTGAAAAgctaa